Within the Chlamydiota bacterium genome, the region TTTGGAATGGGTGGTGGATACACCTACACAGATTTTGATCTTAAAGACAATTCTGGTTTCGGAGATATTAAATCGAGTTTTGGGGCAATTTATGGAAGTTTTATTACGCATTATTTTATTGCAGACGCCTCTGTTTTAGTTGGCGCAAAACATTTTGACATGAATCGAAAAGTCGCATTTTTAATGATCAATGCTGTCTCTCATTCTGCATTCAACTCCCCTTTTGTTAATACGCATTTAGGACTCATGGCAAAAAGCACTATGCGTGATTTTCACCTAGAAGTTTTTGGCAATATCGACTATCACTATTTGTATAGAACAGCCATCTTAGAAACAGGCTCGCCCATCAATCTATTCATTACAAAACACCATTCCCACTTTTTAAAAGCAGAAGTGGGAACACACCTAAAAGTGATGTTGCGCCAAAGCAATATCTGTTATGTCCCGTTTATTGGATTTAGCATCATTAAAAAAGTACCTCTTGGAAAAACCAATTACAATGCTCGTTTTGAAAATAGTGATTTTTGTATGTACACGCTTACATCCAATACATCTCAAGAACTCGCTTCCCCTCAATGTGGCATTCGCATCCACACAAGATCCTTTAATTTCATGATCAGTTATAAAGGCGAGTTCAACAAATACACCAAAGATCATCAAGTCGATGGTCATTTTGAATGGACTTTTTAATCCAAATTTTCTAAGAAATATATATGCGCTATTTATTTACACTACTGTGTGTTCCTATTGTTCTTTATGGTGTTGTTGTTTCAGATGCGAATATCCTCAACACAGAAATTCAACTCTTTACTCAAACAATCACATTTGGAAATGATATTGATCTTAAATCTTTAGAACTTCCTTATAATCAGCTGCACCCCATAAATTCTAATCCAGATTTCACATCAACTTCTCATCCTATTCTTATTGATGGAAAAGGCCACTCATTATCAGATAGTGGAAAAACACATCGTGGTCTATTTGTTCGAGGAGGTGCTGTCAATTCAAAACTTGAACATCGACACACTGTCTGCTGTCAATCCAAGTCAAGATGCGGGCGGTGGTGGCGGTGGAATAGGTGGCGGCATTTTTATTGATGAAGCTGCCGTTGTTGTATTAGAAAACGTCACTTTTACGCAATGTTGTGCTGTGGGAGGTCATGGAGGTTCTGGAAATGGCGGCGGTGGCGGATTTATGAGCCAAGGCGTCTCTAACAGCGTCAATAATGGCGGAGGCGGGGGCGGCGGACTTTTTGGAAATGGCGGTGATGGCGCTGGTAAAAAAGTCGATCTGACCGATCCAACTGCCCCAAGTCCTCGTGGTGGTGGTGGTGGCGGCGCCCTGTATGCTGCTTACGAAAATCCTTCTTCTGATAAGTTAACCCAAAAGAAAGACCCCGGCAGCGGTGGAGATGATTTTGAGGGAAAAAACGGCGGTCCTCCTAATACTTCTGGAGGAAATGGCGGCGGCGGCGGTGGCGGTGGCGGCGAACACCTTGGTGGAAAAGGCGGCCATGGAGGTGATGCTCTAGAATTTGCCGGCGGCGGCGGCGGCAACGTCGTTGTTGGTGGCGGGCCTAACCCTCGTGCTGGAAATGGCGGCAAAGGTGGATTTGCTGGCGGCGGTGGTGGTGGTGGAATCGATTTTTTCAGATCGTCTGATGATGGGAAAGGTGGAAACGGTGGATTTGCTGGCGGCGGAGGCGGTGCTGGTGACACGCACATTTTCGAAGGCGGCAGCGGTGGATTTGCTGGCGGCGATGCAAGCCACACCTCTAATTTAGCAGGTGGTGGCGCTGGACTTGGCGGTGCAATTTTTATTCGTAAAGGCGGAGATCTAACGATCAAAACGTCTACTGCATTTTCAGACAATGTTGTGCAAGGTGGCACGGGCGCCAATCCGGGACAAGCTTTGGGAAAAGATGTTTTCATGATGTCAGGTAGCCAACTTACATGGGATTTATCCACTGACATATCTATCGACTCTCCTATCGAAGGCAATCAAGGACGCATCGATGTAGATACACCTAATGATGGTTCAACAACAACAAAAGGCCTGACAAAACAAGGAAAAAGAAAACTTTCTTTAAAGGGTGAAAACACATACACAGGGACGACAAAAATAGAAAAGGGTGAATTAAATCTCAATGGATCGATTGTCACAGACACCATTGTAGAAAAAGGAGGTATTTTAAGTGGAAATCTTCAAATCAAACAAAACATTCAAAAAGCCAATCGAGGTGATCTTACAAACCACGGAATGGTTTCTCCTGGAAATAAAAATCGCGGAAAAATGGATCTAACAGGACATTACTACCAATCCAAAGATGCTATTTTAGATGTGGATATTACTCCAACTTTAGAAGATTCAGACAAAGTATTCATTAATGACATACAAATAGCTACACTAGAAGATGACGCTATTCTTCAAGTGAATATAGATCCTGGAAATTACGTCAAAGGTTCGGTGTATACTGTGATCAATGGTCCTACAACATTTAATCCTGAAAAAATAAAAATCGTAAAAACAGGTCCTCTAAAAGACAAAGTGCTGATCAAAATCAAACAAGGCAGTTTGATTTTAATTATTGATAATCAAGTCATTTTTGATGGTGGAGGTGGAGGATGTGCATTAAATCAAAATGCACAAGCTGTTGAAGATGGTCTTCTAGGTCTGTCTATTTTACCAAATACAGAGCTTGCAAAAATCATCGTCGCTCTTGGTGTATTAGAAGACTGCCCTACATTCAACGATACACTCAATAAGATGTCAGCTGCAAATTATGCAAATATAGAGTGGATCACCCTTTCTACAGATACCCAAATAAGCTCTATTTTAACCAATCACATCTACTCACTGAAATGCCAAAAAACAAATGCATGTGGAACATGCAAAAATACAGGAATTTGGATCAATGGGATTGGAGATTTTTACACCCAAGATCCTTTTGATTTTTTAAGTGGATTTGATGCCAATACATCAGGTGCTGTTGTAGGAGTCGATCGCTGCTGGCAAAAAATGTTTTTTGGAATCGGCGGAGGCTACACATATACAGATTTTACATTCAAAGAAAATTCTGGATTTGGACATATCCATAGCGGATTTGGAACCATTTATGGTAGTTTTATAACCAAATATTTCGCCACAGACGCCTCTGTGATTATGGGCGGAAAACATGTCGATCTACATCGCAAGCTTGCTTTTTTGACAATTAACAAAACAGGACTCAATTCTTTTGATGCTCCTTTTGTCAACACACACTTAGGACTCATGTTACAGGGTCATATGCATGATTTTCGCTTAGAAGTCTTTGGAAACGTGGACTACCATTATCTTTATTTAAGCCACATGTACGAAATGAATCCACCCTTAAGTTTACAGATCTTCAAGCATCATTCCCATTTCTTAAAAGGAGAGCTTGGTATGCTTTTAAAGGGTGTTTTTACTTCTCAAGCTACTTGCTACATTCCTTTTGTAGGTATTAGTGCGATTAAAAAAATGCCTCTTGGAATCACAAACTACAGTGCTAAATTTGACAATTCTACTTTCTGTATGGATATTTTCACTTCCAACAAAATACAAACGCTCGTATCTCCTAAATGCGGACTTCGTATCCATTCTCGTTCTTTTATCTTTACCATTAGCTATGAAGGCGAGTTCAATGCTTGCACCAATGAACACCAAGTCGAAGGACGTTTTGAGTGGATTTTCTGATGTGAGTTTCTAACTGATGTTACGCAGTAAATTCTGTTTAGAAAAGGAGCGAAAGGGCACAAGATACAAGCACTGCAACAAATTCAACTCCATGAGAGTTGAATGAGGAGCAGAGCGTAGTAGATTGTTCCTTGCAGCCCTTTTATGAATAGAAGGTAATGCGTAATATCAGTTCTAGTTTTCGAGCATGTAATCGATGGTATCTTTGCCTTCCTGATAGAAATATTTGTCTTTGACTTTTCCATCGACAATTTCAAAGATATAGTGACGATCTTCCCTCATACCGTGGGGAGCCTGGAAACGTTCAATATAGATGTAATCCTTCCTTGTTGGATTGACATTGCGAATTTCATAAGGCCTTCCATGTTCTTTGACAAGCACCTTTACACTGGTTCCTGTTTGAACAGCATCAAATTCATTCTTTGTCATTAATTCACGTCCACCCGATTGGCAAGAAAACATGAATAGCATAAAACTTAAAAAAAGAAAACTTATTTTTCCTTTAATTTCCATAATTTCCCCTCAAGTTTGGATCTTAATTGATCTTCTGCCATAAATTCTGCTTTAAATTGGTATTGGTTATTTTCTTTTTTTTCAAATAATTCATATCCCTCAAAAGCCACATCTAAATTCTTATCATATTCCCAAGCAATTAAGTTTTGATCAAAAATGCCTTTAGCACTAAGCCTACCTACAGAATGGTTTTCAAGTTCAACTTTGAGCTTATCCCCTTTTAGAATATCAATATAGAACACATTATGCATATGATCCTGAAGTCCTGCAACTTCAATCTCTTGCGTACATTTTATTTTTTGATCACCTATTTTGTGAATCAGCCAACGGCTATAAAACTTTAAAGACTCTTTAACAAGGTTGAGCTGAACTGTTCCCTCACCTAACCAAACGCCCTCTTCAAACAAGAATTGATGCATTTTAAAACCTAAATCGCCTTATAAAAATACTTTGTACAAGTCCAAGTGATCCCATCACGACTAAAATTTGAGATCCCCCATAACTTACAAGCACAAGAGGCACACCTGAAATGGGCAAAACTCCACACATCATTGCAATATTTAATAAACCATGCAGCATGATCATTAAAATCATCCCAAATCCTAAAAGATAACCAAAATAATCGTTTGCACTACTTGCGCTCCTAAACCCCAGATACCCTAAAAAATATAAAAGGCCAATCAAAATATACATTCCTAAAAGGCCAAATTGTTCTCCTAAAACACAAAAGACTGAATCTGTGTGAGCTGTAGGCAACCATCCACTTGTTGAAAAATCGCTTTTTCTAAAACCTGTCCCCAAAAATGCTCCTAGTCCAATCGCATTCAGAGCCGCTTTTTGATGATATGTTTTAGGATTGAGCCTCTCAAACTGATACTCCTTTACGATTTTAGTCGCCATAGGCTTTATCGTGCTATGCGGAACGATTTCTAAAAAAAGTGCGGCAATAAAAACAAAACAAATGCAAAAAACCACAACCATGGATCGCAAAATAAAGCGATTGGCTCCAGCTATACTCAACATTCCAAACAGCATGAGTAATAAAATCAGTGCTGTGCCTAAATCGGGCTGTTTAAGAATCAACACAAAAGGGATCAAACCAATGATCAGCGCAATACTTGTATTTTTGAAGGTATGCATACGTGCTTTATTTCGATCGATAAACCATGCAAGCATGATCACGACAATACACTTAGCCACCTCACTTGGCTGGATATCAAATCCCAAAAAGGGAAGACGATACCATCGAAACACATTGCGTACAGGAGACATAAAAAATAAGCCCACTAAAGATACAATGACAATCCCATACAAAATAGGGGCTAGATCTTTGAGTTTATGATAATCAAATAAACAGACAAGGACATAAATCCCCCACCCCAAAATAAACCAACGCAGCTGTTTTAAAACATAGGGCGTAAAAAATTTACTCTCTTGTTCAAAATGATCCATCGTGACACTAGCAATCAGAATAAGTGACAAACACATGACTAAAAACAGCATCACAATCTGCGAAAAATCAAGGTAACGTAATTGCTTCATGATTTTTATTATAAGTGTATGAATAAAAAAGTGAACAGAAAATCATTCTTGTTTAATGACTGACTCTGCGCAGTAGATTCCGTTTAGAGGAGGAGCGAAAGGGACAAGATACAAGGATAACGATGAAATCCAACTCCAGACTGATCTTATGTAGTAAATTTTATTTAGAGGAGGAGCGAAAGGAGCAAGATACAAGGATAACGATGAATTCCAACTCCAGGAGAGTTGGATGAAGAGTTAGACGCCGTAGATTGTGCCTTGCAGCACTCATATAAATGGAATCTACTGCACAGAGTCAGTTGATAATCTCATGACTAAGATCTGGCTCTACAATGAGATCGGGATGGATTTTGGACTGCAGGGTTTCTTGAATGTAAGAGAGTGTGCCTCCTATTGCAGAAGGACATGAAAGGCAATTACCACTATATTGAATCTTTACAATATTTCCTTTCAGATCCATCACTTCCACCCCTCCCGAATCCAGTTCAATATAAGGACGGATATCTTCTTCAATTACATGTTCGATATATTGGATTTTTTCCTTAAGGGGCATGGTAAAAAACTGTTTGATGTAGTCACCTTTTTCCATGATTTCAGGTATGGGCGTATCGGGTACGTCTTTTACTGAAATGTGCGCTAAAGGTTGCAGGACTAAATCCATCAGTTTTAAAATACGCTCAATGTACGGTTCTATTGCAACAAAAAAATCTTTGCCAATTCCCAATTCTTTGGCAATCAACTCTTTTGAAATGCGTTGTGCTTGCATATGATTTTTTCTGATCAAAAGCGCACAAAGCGTCTCTAAAAGCGCAATCAGCATGCTACTGCCCAACACTTGATAAGCTGCATCACAAATCACACCATCTTGTTTATCCACCAATACATAAAGTCGCATGCAATCGTCACTACTCTTGCTTTGACTCAAAAACAACTCTTTGGCCTCTGCCAACTCTTTTGTGAAATGTTTTGCAAAAAGCATGTTTTGGATACGATCTTTCATCTGAGGTGAGTAAGCATCCCATATTAAAGATGACATGATGCCCTCCTGAGTTTTTCCACAGCGCATTTGATCTTTTCTATCAAGTTATCGATCGAATCTTTTGTCATCTTTTCAGAGAGTTGAAAAGAAAGACTTGACCTTGCAAATGCAAAGGGATGTCCAATGTTTAGCAACATATCTTTTAAATCTTGGAAAGGGCCATTTCCTATGCTTGCATCCAGACCTTCTAATAAATAAAGAAGCGCTTCTTGATCACATCCCAAAAAGCTCGCAATGACACAATTTGGTAAACTTAGCGGGGGATGTGAAAAAATACTGCACCCTTCAATCATATTAAGTTGTTTGACAAAATAGTTTCGCAAAAGGGCGCAAGACAGTGCACATTCAGAATGCACAGCAGCATAAAGTGCAGTATCAAAAAACTGAACATCATGATAAAACATTCTTTCTTCTAATAATTCTTTTCCAATAACAATCGCATGATGAGGCGAGTTGATGGCTTCTAAAGAAAATGTGACAAAATCCGCTTCAATATGTTTTAGATCGATGTCAAATTTTCCTATTGCATAGGTTACATCAACGTGTAAAAGTATATCAAGCGGGGCGAGTTTTTCTTGGATTTTTTTGATTTCTTGAATAGTTCCTAAAAGTGGATCGGCAAGACAGAGCGTGACAAGAGATGTTCTATAGGATAAATGTTTTTCTAAATCTTCTAGATCGATAGTTCCATCTTTGTGGCATTTGATAAAATGCAAAATGCATCCCCTTTTTTCTAACTTTTCTAGCTTCTCTAAAAGCAAACGCGGCATGGTTTGAGGTACTAAAATATATGTTTTACCTGTTTTAATCGCATTTTCAAAAACGTGATCATAAACTCGAAAAAGAGCCTGTTGTAAAGATGGCATCATCGAAATTACAGCATTTTTAGGCGCTTTAAGTGTTTGTTTAATCCTTTCATAACCCGCTTCTATGAGTTTTTTTGCCTCAAGTGAATCAGGCGCGATTTGATGTTTTTCAAATAGATGTTTTTTTTCTAAAAGTTGCTCAGATAATGGATGAAAAAACGCACTCATGACTTCACAAAGTTTCCATCAATGTATTGGTAAATAATGGGATGAGCTGTGGGAATTTCCAAAGAGGAGATCTCTTTACCACTTTTTCCTTCCAAATACATTGTTAAAGCTCTCAATGAATTTCCATGCGCGCAAATGAACACATTTTTTCCATTTTCAATATGTTTTAAAATGACATCTTGAAAATAGGGTACGGTGCGTTGCGCTGTCTGCTGCAAACTCTCTCCCTTAGGTGGTGAAGTATCATAGCTTCGGCGCCATGCGTTAAATTTCTCATCTCCAAATGTTTTTTTGATAAAATCCTTATGCATCCCCTGAAGCTCTCCATACATCCGTTCGTTGAGTTGCCATGCCATGATTGTGGGAATGGTTTCTTCATCAGAATAGATGTGATCCCATCCTTTGTGCAACTTATCCTCTGGATGAAAGACACGACAAACCTTATCAGACTTATTATATGCCATCGCGATAAAACAGGTCATATGTGCACGTACCAAAGCAGATGTGAAGATAATATCCACCTCTTCTTCTGCCATCTCCTTCCCCGCTTTGATTGCTTCTTCAATTCC harbors:
- the gpmA_1 gene encoding 2,3-bisphosphoglycerate-dependent phosphoglycerate mutase; the encoded protein is MSKLILMRHGMSVWNEKNIFTGWVDIPLDEKGIEEAIKAGKEMAEEEVDIIFTSALVRAHMTCFIAMAYNKSDKVCRVFHPEDKLHKGWDHIYSDEETIPTIMAWQLNERMYGELQGMHKDFIKKTFGDEKFNAWRRSYDTSPPKGESLQQTAQRTVPYFQDVILKHIENGKNVFICAHGNSLRALTMYLEGKSGKEISSLEIPTAHPIIYQYIDGNFVKS
- the ftsW_2 gene encoding putative lipid II flippase FtsW; translated protein: MKQLRYLDFSQIVMLFLVMCLSLILIASVTMDHFEQESKFFTPYVLKQLRWFILGWGIYVLVCLFDYHKLKDLAPILYGIVIVSLVGLFFMSPVRNVFRWYRLPFLGFDIQPSEVAKCIVVIMLAWFIDRNKARMHTFKNTSIALIIGLIPFVLILKQPDLGTALILLLMLFGMLSIAGANRFILRSMVVVFCICFVFIAALFLEIVPHSTIKPMATKIVKEYQFERLNPKTYHQKAALNAIGLGAFLGTGFRKSDFSTSGWLPTAHTDSVFCVLGEQFGLLGMYILIGLLYFLGYLGFRSASSANDYFGYLLGFGMILMIMLHGLLNIAMMCGVLPISGVPLVLVSYGGSQILVVMGSLGLVQSIFIRRFRF
- the iscS_2 gene encoding Cysteine desulfurase IscS; the encoded protein is MSAFFHPLSEQLLEKKHLFEKHQIAPDSLEAKKLIEAGYERIKQTLKAPKNAVISMMPSLQQALFRVYDHVFENAIKTGKTYILVPQTMPRLLLEKLEKLEKRGCILHFIKCHKDGTIDLEDLEKHLSYRTSLVTLCLADPLLGTIQEIKKIQEKLAPLDILLHVDVTYAIGKFDIDLKHIEADFVTFSLEAINSPHHAIVIGKELLEERMFYHDVQFFDTALYAAVHSECALSCALLRNYFVKQLNMIEGCSIFSHPPLSLPNCVIASFLGCDQEALLYLLEGLDASIGNGPFQDLKDMLLNIGHPFAFARSSLSFQLSEKMTKDSIDNLIEKIKCAVEKLRRASCHL